Proteins encoded by one window of Bacteroidota bacterium:
- a CDS encoding SPASM domain-containing protein, whose protein sequence is MVGKYNTSRMLNFIKSEASFYRAQMTGNMHHPAMPVSISIEPTTACNLRCPECPSGLRSFTRPTGLLNMELFVRIIEQIHRQVGYLTFYFQGEPYLHQQFLQMVQFASQHGMYTATSTNAHFLDDALAVKTVEAGLNRLIISIDGTSQETYEKYRVGGSINKVFKAIDTICRIKKELKKYTPYVILQFLVVRHNEHQIQEIIRIARSSGVNELRFKTAQVYDYKNGNDLIPTIEKYSRYRINNDGTYSIKNEMKNNCRRLWKSCVITWDGNVLPCCFDKDGKYVMGNIAEKNFSEIWNNSNYEWFRKSLFTNRKGIDICTNCSEGTSVWS, encoded by the coding sequence ATGGTTGGTAAATATAATACCAGTCGTATGTTGAATTTTATAAAGAGCGAAGCAAGTTTTTATCGGGCACAAATGACAGGCAACATGCATCATCCTGCTATGCCGGTAAGCATTTCCATTGAACCAACTACCGCCTGTAATTTGCGATGTCCTGAGTGTCCAAGTGGCTTGCGCTCATTTACCCGACCAACCGGATTATTAAATATGGAATTGTTTGTTCGCATTATTGAGCAAATACACCGTCAGGTTGGATACCTGACCTTTTATTTTCAGGGGGAACCTTATTTGCATCAACAATTTTTGCAAATGGTGCAGTTTGCTTCACAACATGGCATGTACACGGCCACATCTACCAATGCTCATTTTCTTGACGATGCCTTAGCTGTGAAAACGGTTGAGGCAGGCCTCAACCGGCTTATTATTTCTATTGATGGCACATCGCAGGAAACCTATGAAAAATATCGGGTAGGTGGAAGCATCAACAAAGTGTTCAAAGCCATCGATACCATCTGCCGTATAAAAAAGGAATTGAAAAAGTATACACCCTATGTTATTCTTCAGTTTTTGGTGGTACGTCATAATGAACACCAAATACAGGAAATAATAAGAATAGCCCGAAGTAGCGGAGTAAATGAATTGCGTTTTAAAACAGCACAGGTGTACGACTATAAAAATGGAAACGACCTAATACCTACTATCGAAAAGTATTCCCGCTACCGTATAAACAATGATGGAACGTATTCCATTAAAAATGAAATGAAAAATAATTGCCGCAGGCTATGGAAGAGTTGTGTAATTACCTGGGATGGGAATGTTTTACCTTGTTGCTTTGATAAAGATGGAAAGTATGTAATGGGAAATATTGCGGAAAAAAATTTTTCGGAGATTTGGAACAATAGCAACTATGAATGGTTTCGAAAATCGCTTTTTACCAACCGCAAGGGTATCGACATTTGCACTAACTGTAGCGAGGGCACTTCGGTATGGAGCTAA
- a CDS encoding DUF2807 domain-containing protein has product MKRGILVLMICAAVLKIYAQGKITVEPFKKLAVSSTANIRLVKSTDYGVSINGDYGSNFFSINNQQLTITAPKDYQVTVYLPTVEEIKVSGNAEIISEDTLMLENLEVNISGKLKLGLGVNAKTININTSGIGSGSLSGVAENLTLNVSGTQKLDASKLVVNKVSANVSGVCKTTVDVRNELNTSISGSGSIYYIKAPPVINKNNSGAVKIGEAGEADTKDTTKVQIGGFDISISEKDGADMNKDTKKKSGKSKSDSEPHWGGLELGFNGYLPDIQKTAELNEGPAGYNYLDLNSGKSIVVNLNLWEVKANIVKRLFWFNTGLGFTWNNYRFNNSREILLANTDTMKSIMYGRDLAKNKLLVTYATVPLMFEVSTNRKESKAFHIGAGVVAGYRIGTHLKLKTSDNTNKVRDDYNVNPLRLDARAVIGYRSINLFAQYGLTDLFRENRAPALRPFSIGITVLGW; this is encoded by the coding sequence ATGAAAAGAGGAATCTTAGTATTAATGATATGTGCCGCGGTGCTAAAAATATATGCACAAGGAAAAATTACCGTTGAGCCATTTAAAAAATTGGCGGTTAGTAGCACAGCTAACATTAGGTTGGTAAAATCCACTGACTATGGCGTAAGTATTAATGGCGATTATGGCAGTAATTTTTTTAGTATAAATAATCAACAGTTAACTATTACTGCACCTAAAGATTATCAGGTTACAGTGTACTTACCCACGGTAGAAGAAATTAAAGTTTCGGGTAATGCAGAAATTATTTCTGAAGACACATTAATGCTTGAAAATCTGGAAGTAAATATTTCGGGAAAACTAAAACTAGGTTTAGGAGTAAACGCTAAAACTATAAATATTAATACGAGCGGTATTGGAAGTGGGTCGCTAAGTGGTGTCGCTGAAAATCTCACACTGAATGTATCTGGCACACAAAAACTTGATGCAAGTAAATTGGTAGTAAATAAGGTTAGTGCCAATGTTAGTGGTGTGTGTAAAACTACGGTAGATGTGCGAAACGAATTAAATACATCAATCAGTGGCAGCGGTAGTATTTATTATATAAAGGCGCCACCGGTAATAAACAAAAACAACAGCGGAGCTGTCAAGATAGGAGAAGCAGGCGAGGCCGATACAAAGGATACCACCAAGGTACAGATAGGAGGATTTGATATTTCTATTTCGGAAAAAGATGGTGCTGATATGAATAAGGATACAAAGAAAAAATCCGGGAAATCGAAATCCGATTCGGAGCCGCATTGGGGAGGGCTAGAATTAGGGTTTAATGGATACCTTCCTGACATACAAAAAACAGCTGAGTTAAATGAAGGCCCTGCAGGATATAATTATCTTGACTTGAATTCAGGAAAATCAATAGTAGTAAATTTAAATCTTTGGGAAGTAAAAGCTAATATTGTTAAAAGGCTATTTTGGTTTAATACCGGACTGGGATTCACATGGAATAACTACCGTTTCAACAATAGTCGAGAAATATTGCTTGCCAATACAGACACTATGAAATCAATAATGTATGGTCGCGATTTAGCTAAAAACAAATTATTGGTAACGTATGCAACTGTACCACTTATGTTTGAAGTTAGCACCAATCGCAAAGAAAGTAAAGCCTTTCACATAGGTGCCGGTGTGGTAGCAGGTTATCGTATTGGAACTCATTTAAAACTCAAGACTTCTGACAACACCAATAAGGTGCGCGATGACTATAATGTTAACCCATTGCGCCTTGATGCCCGTGCCGTGATAGGTTATAGAAGCATTAATTTGTTTGCGCAATACGGTCTTACCGATTTATTCAGAGAAAACAGAGCTCCTGCGCTCAGACCATTCAGCATTGGTATTACAGTACTTGGCTGGTAA
- a CDS encoding T9SS type A sorting domain-containing protein: MKKISYIRLYTLILGVYISCCNDILIAQSQTPPVRQWTSTFASDTTSLGNAATCLYGVTQANDGGYVGVGYSFFINGSLQPYAAKVDAQGKNLWRIVIDDNNLSAAGILYDVQPVPGSNDVVAVGFKNGLVVIRIKQDGTIAAGYPKYFNSANMTGLGTFNPIGLSLRVFNLNDIPAGWIIGGDLFSCGTYNDQYQSAGGLVIKTDLNFNMDLNFKSHSNTAGWGKYNFMNATFAYSDDRVAVRCVRPINDAGGNMLGILATGQVFDTACICGATSCWPYTPNLNVFNARINLTGGVVWKTSLDEAGLSGYVDNGPDSICLLAGAQPENSSQIGFEAEQKANGSNEMIILAGFDWTQTTRPYCNNISIPFFGQNIADLAIYSINTNTGATMANKKINAGNCEGNEFKPALVLERCSNSAYVLGSQKNANLVMNRVFKIDVSTPTYTIRWTKDALADEYGTYELNNPFGMVLSHDGGLVIAGCNESNPVGNFMLKLANDCQMNTLYDINGLTINSGTTTWNTSRKVRGTIRVKSGAKLIINANAQIEFADTRQTVDFAVLSSNSGELPTKIIVEQGASLTISGTAGSPKTTLKGLASCYLCNNGDNFNSAMWEGIEVWGNASLKQTFNNANANQGYAYLSGGAVLQDMFKGVSVDKTTYAPHPDSRLFEGYPANDGGFGGGVIVVATANGAKFLNNLYGVTISTYMGTNTNFTALSNCSFTNAIFQNNAFLKDKALVDSVGGKIVSQRQLTVHNAKQISLADCKFFGFSGTNIKKRGIGIYTNDASLKIINSGTTDNFTNLTNGIFINQSSAANQVIYIKGNRFANCYKALLTRGSRFDYVEGNNIKVKNDANYNCAVHTVGSSNYHLRQNNFVGTGATTSSTHSLGNIAESTTSMPTQVEGNTYSNLNIGTQAQRNCGTTGNNRGLQINCNTYLLQFEHAWNIAPFNPGTLPNQGQACGTTNRQAGNVFADSHTCSGGNEHHIRSQVAFTYYDANCTNCSPDCKSALVSNAGCAASNIQSCNIDDLPATQVEADSLTIKMNATSNAQNKSLMRNTLAQYYLLINNMLQAEVILQGDSSSDNGKKILIAFYIGYRKWSNAQYWLNKLIGAQGSDNQTYKTYFQVIKDVLSSGRNLKQLNASELITVRSVAITNTLAAYNAQALLGTWYNENNPILIEIGNGVIERHLSETNNQSGLILFPNPSGINVTVNAKSPMLTITVYDVSGQQVANYQLQESPNQFTMDVTQLKQGVYIARVLCENGNRINARIVVLR, translated from the coding sequence ATGAAAAAAATCTCTTACATCCGATTATACACTTTAATATTAGGAGTGTATATTTCTTGTTGCAATGATATATTAATTGCGCAATCTCAAACTCCACCCGTAAGGCAATGGACAAGCACTTTTGCAAGTGACACAACATCGCTCGGCAATGCAGCCACATGCTTGTATGGAGTTACCCAAGCCAATGATGGGGGATATGTAGGAGTTGGTTATTCTTTTTTTATAAATGGTTCGTTACAACCCTATGCAGCAAAGGTTGATGCACAGGGTAAAAATTTATGGCGAATTGTAATAGATGATAATAACCTTAGTGCAGCAGGAATATTATACGATGTGCAACCAGTACCCGGTAGCAACGATGTGGTAGCTGTAGGGTTTAAAAATGGATTGGTAGTAATCAGAATAAAACAAGATGGAACTATTGCTGCTGGTTATCCCAAGTATTTTAATTCCGCTAATATGACCGGCCTTGGCACGTTTAACCCTATCGGTTTAAGTCTTAGGGTATTCAATTTGAATGATATTCCTGCAGGCTGGATCATTGGTGGCGACCTGTTTTCGTGTGGTACTTACAACGATCAATATCAGTCAGCGGGAGGGTTGGTAATAAAAACAGATTTGAATTTTAATATGGACCTTAATTTTAAAAGCCATTCAAATACAGCTGGCTGGGGCAAATATAATTTTATGAATGCCACCTTTGCTTATAGTGACGATCGTGTTGCTGTGCGTTGTGTGCGGCCCATAAATGATGCAGGAGGCAATATGCTGGGTATTTTGGCCACCGGCCAGGTGTTTGATACCGCATGTATTTGCGGAGCAACATCGTGTTGGCCATACACTCCCAACTTAAATGTTTTTAATGCACGAATTAATTTGACTGGCGGGGTGGTTTGGAAAACCAGTTTGGACGAAGCAGGACTATCAGGATACGTGGATAATGGTCCTGATTCCATTTGCTTATTAGCCGGAGCGCAACCAGAGAACTCTTCGCAAATAGGATTTGAAGCCGAACAAAAAGCCAATGGCAGCAACGAGATGATTATTCTGGCAGGTTTTGACTGGACCCAAACCACACGACCATATTGCAACAACATATCGATACCTTTTTTTGGACAGAATATAGCCGACCTCGCTATTTATTCAATCAATACAAACACGGGAGCCACAATGGCTAATAAAAAAATAAATGCAGGCAACTGCGAAGGGAATGAGTTTAAGCCAGCGTTGGTACTTGAACGTTGTTCAAATTCTGCTTACGTGCTTGGGAGCCAAAAAAATGCCAACCTTGTTATGAATCGTGTTTTTAAAATTGATGTTAGCACACCAACATATACAATAAGGTGGACAAAAGACGCTTTAGCAGACGAATATGGAACCTATGAGTTAAATAATCCCTTCGGAATGGTGCTATCTCATGACGGAGGACTTGTAATAGCAGGATGCAATGAAAGCAATCCGGTAGGAAATTTCATGTTGAAATTAGCTAACGATTGCCAGATGAATACCCTGTATGATATTAATGGACTTACAATTAATAGCGGCACCACAACGTGGAATACATCACGAAAGGTGCGTGGCACCATTCGTGTGAAAAGCGGAGCCAAACTTATTATAAATGCCAATGCTCAAATAGAATTTGCTGACACACGCCAAACTGTTGACTTTGCTGTTTTATCAAGCAATTCCGGTGAACTGCCAACAAAGATAATTGTTGAGCAAGGTGCAAGCCTAACCATAAGCGGCACTGCTGGCTCTCCTAAAACTACTTTAAAGGGCCTTGCCTCCTGTTACTTATGCAATAATGGAGATAATTTTAATAGTGCAATGTGGGAAGGTATAGAAGTATGGGGCAATGCTTCGCTTAAGCAAACCTTTAATAATGCTAATGCCAATCAGGGATACGCATACCTATCCGGTGGCGCAGTATTGCAGGACATGTTTAAAGGTGTTAGTGTTGACAAAACAACCTATGCTCCACATCCCGATTCACGTTTATTTGAAGGGTATCCAGCAAATGATGGCGGATTTGGAGGAGGTGTAATTGTAGTGGCCACAGCTAACGGAGCAAAATTTTTGAATAACTTGTATGGGGTAACCATATCAACGTATATGGGTACCAATACAAATTTTACAGCATTAAGTAATTGTAGCTTTACCAATGCCATTTTTCAAAACAATGCGTTTTTAAAAGATAAAGCTCTTGTGGATTCGGTAGGGGGTAAAATAGTATCGCAAAGACAATTGACCGTACACAATGCCAAGCAGATAAGTCTGGCCGATTGTAAATTTTTTGGCTTTTCGGGAACAAACATAAAAAAACGCGGTATCGGAATTTATACCAACGATGCCTCGTTAAAAATTATCAATTCCGGAACAACAGATAACTTTACAAATCTTACGAATGGAATTTTTATAAATCAAAGCAGCGCAGCCAATCAGGTTATATACATTAAAGGAAACAGGTTTGCCAATTGCTATAAGGCTCTGTTAACACGCGGCTCACGCTTTGATTATGTGGAAGGCAATAATATTAAAGTAAAAAATGATGCAAATTATAATTGTGCCGTGCATACCGTGGGTAGCAGCAACTATCACCTGCGTCAAAACAATTTTGTTGGTACCGGAGCAACCACTTCATCAACACATAGCCTTGGTAATATTGCAGAGAGCACCACTTCGATGCCTACCCAAGTAGAAGGCAATACTTACAGCAACTTGAATATTGGTACACAAGCGCAACGCAATTGTGGCACCACAGGCAACAACCGTGGGCTTCAAATAAATTGTAACACTTATTTATTACAGTTTGAGCATGCATGGAATATAGCACCTTTTAACCCGGGAACGTTGCCCAATCAGGGGCAAGCATGTGGTACTACCAATAGGCAGGCAGGCAATGTGTTTGCCGATTCGCACACGTGCAGTGGAGGTAACGAGCACCATATACGTTCGCAAGTTGCTTTTACTTACTACGATGCTAATTGCACCAATTGCTCACCCGATTGTAAAAGTGCTTTAGTATCAAATGCGGGTTGTGCTGCAAGCAATATTCAATCCTGCAATATTGATGACCTTCCAGCAACACAAGTAGAAGCTGATTCGCTTACCATAAAAATGAATGCAACAAGCAATGCTCAGAATAAGTCGCTCATGCGTAATACCTTAGCACAATACTATTTGTTGATCAATAACATGCTGCAAGCAGAAGTCATATTGCAAGGCGACAGCAGCAGCGATAATGGAAAGAAAATTTTGATAGCCTTCTATATCGGATACCGCAAATGGAGTAACGCCCAGTACTGGCTTAATAAACTTATCGGTGCTCAGGGTAGCGACAACCAAACCTATAAGACCTATTTCCAAGTAATTAAAGATGTATTAAGCTCAGGCCGAAACTTAAAGCAACTCAATGCGAGTGAACTTATTACTGTCCGCAGTGTTGCTATTACAAACACGCTTGCGGCATACAATGCCCAGGCATTGCTTGGTACATGGTACAATGAAAATAATCCCATTTTAATAGAAATAGGCAACGGAGTTATTGAGAGGCATTTGTCGGAAACCAATAATCAATCAGGACTGATTTTGTTTCCCAATCCTTCGGGTATCAATGTAACGGTTAATGCAAAATCACCAATGTTAACCATCACCGTATATGATGTAAGCGGACAACAGGTTGCAAACTACCAATTGCAGGAGTCGCCCAATCAATTCACGATGGATGTTACCCAGCTCAAACAAGGGGTATATATTGCCCGAGTGTTGTGTGAAAACGGAAATAGAATTAATGCACGAATAGTTGTTTTGCGATAA
- a CDS encoding universal stress protein, whose protein sequence is MKIIVPIDFTPVTENALRYAVSVGEQLNASITLLHILNKEKDRPEAEAKLEVLSGKYNHSAKVDFMTFVGNIFEHIGQCAADAQASFIIMGTHGIKGMQHFIGSNAMKVITHSQTPYIVVQHKMFIPIKRMLVPVDFTREAKQMLPLILSLSETFKVEITFMLQQTKDEFLANRIKNNFEYMQSYLKDNGIIHSLADVKYNASSAYKDITKLANRLNIDLIVTTVDPETNMANYVMGVEEQKIIANEYEIPVLCINLKNILSKSGNVFEYTF, encoded by the coding sequence ATGAAAATAATAGTTCCTATAGACTTTACTCCTGTTACCGAAAACGCTTTGCGTTATGCGGTTTCTGTAGGCGAACAATTAAACGCCAGTATCACCTTACTCCATATATTGAATAAAGAAAAAGATAGGCCCGAAGCGGAAGCTAAACTTGAGGTTTTATCGGGCAAATACAATCATTCGGCTAAGGTTGATTTTATGACCTTTGTGGGAAATATTTTTGAGCACATAGGTCAATGTGCTGCAGATGCACAGGCTTCTTTTATCATCATGGGTACTCATGGTATAAAAGGAATGCAACACTTTATAGGCAGCAATGCAATGAAAGTTATAACACACAGCCAAACTCCTTATATAGTTGTTCAGCATAAAATGTTTATTCCAATAAAAAGGATGCTTGTGCCGGTAGATTTTACCCGAGAAGCAAAACAAATGCTTCCTCTTATCTTATCTCTTAGCGAAACCTTCAAAGTTGAAATAACCTTTATGCTACAGCAAACCAAAGATGAGTTTTTGGCTAATCGAATTAAGAACAACTTTGAGTATATGCAGTCTTATTTAAAAGATAATGGCATAATACACTCGCTAGCTGATGTTAAATACAACGCTTCTTCGGCTTATAAAGACATTACTAAGTTAGCTAATAGGCTAAATATAGATTTGATTGTAACTACTGTTGACCCTGAAACCAACATGGCCAATTATGTAATGGGGGTTGAAGAGCAAAAAATAATTGCCAACGAGTATGAAATACCCGTACTGTGTATCAATTTGAAAAATATTTTAAGTAAGTCGGGAAATGTTTTTGAATATACTTTCTAG
- a CDS encoding aldehyde dehydrogenase family protein produces MNAETLTLQDYNISETLAQLGIKKINNGACTGTEWYNTTGDIIDSYSSSDGQLIASLKQATANDYERIVQTSQLAFKQWQMWPAPKRGEVVRQIGNVLREYKEPLGKLVSYEMGKVYQEGLGEVQEMIDICDFAVGLSRQLHGFTMHSERPRHRMYEQYHPLGIVGVISAFNFPVAVWSWNAMLAMVCGDTVIWKPSSKTMLCAIAVHNIIEKVLKDNQVPEGVLCLVAAGSKYVGDNMLADKRIPMISATGSTRVGKRVATLVGERLGKTILELGGNNAIIITENADLDLALRAVLFGAVGTAGQRCTTTRRLIIHQSVYETFTTKLVKAISSVTIGHPLDSKTLVGPLIDKGAVKDFLSAIEKAKAEGGKVLAGGTVCTGENYDSGCYVHPTIIEAQNNYHIVQEETFAPILYIMKYDTIDEAIHLNNDVPQGLSSSLFTRDLLEAEKFLSHEGSDCGIANINIGTSGAEIGGAFGGEKETGGGRESGSDVWKYYMRRQTNTINYGKELPLAQGIKFDI; encoded by the coding sequence ATGAATGCAGAAACTTTAACGCTTCAGGATTATAACATCTCTGAAACATTAGCGCAACTAGGGATAAAAAAAATCAATAACGGAGCATGCACCGGCACCGAGTGGTATAACACCACTGGCGATATAATTGATTCCTATTCGAGCAGCGATGGTCAGCTAATAGCATCGCTAAAACAGGCTACAGCCAATGATTATGAGCGTATTGTACAAACATCGCAACTGGCTTTTAAGCAATGGCAAATGTGGCCTGCGCCAAAACGTGGTGAGGTGGTTCGTCAAATTGGCAATGTGCTTCGCGAATACAAAGAACCTCTTGGCAAATTAGTCTCTTACGAAATGGGTAAAGTTTACCAGGAAGGCCTTGGCGAGGTTCAGGAAATGATTGATATATGTGATTTTGCAGTTGGATTATCACGACAGTTACATGGATTTACCATGCACAGTGAGCGCCCTCGTCACCGAATGTATGAACAATACCATCCGCTAGGAATTGTAGGTGTTATTTCTGCCTTCAATTTTCCTGTAGCCGTATGGAGTTGGAATGCCATGCTCGCCATGGTTTGTGGCGATACAGTAATATGGAAGCCATCGAGCAAAACCATGCTATGTGCAATTGCCGTACATAACATAATTGAAAAAGTACTTAAAGATAACCAGGTTCCAGAAGGGGTTTTGTGTCTTGTGGCCGCAGGAAGCAAATATGTTGGAGACAATATGCTTGCTGATAAGCGTATACCCATGATAAGCGCTACAGGCAGCACACGTGTTGGTAAGCGTGTAGCTACATTGGTAGGAGAGCGATTGGGTAAGACCATACTCGAACTTGGAGGAAACAATGCTATTATCATTACCGAAAACGCTGACTTAGACCTGGCTCTACGTGCCGTATTGTTTGGCGCTGTTGGAACTGCCGGACAGCGATGCACCACCACTCGAAGGCTTATTATACATCAATCAGTATATGAAACATTTACAACGAAATTGGTTAAGGCTATTAGTAGTGTAACTATTGGCCATCCACTGGATAGTAAAACTCTGGTTGGTCCATTAATAGATAAAGGTGCGGTAAAAGATTTTCTTAGTGCCATAGAAAAGGCTAAAGCCGAAGGTGGTAAGGTGCTTGCAGGAGGCACCGTTTGCACAGGTGAAAACTATGATAGTGGCTGCTATGTGCACCCAACTATTATAGAGGCCCAAAACAATTATCACATTGTGCAGGAAGAAACTTTTGCCCCTATTTTATATATCATGAAATATGACACCATTGACGAAGCCATTCATTTAAATAACGATGTACCTCAGGGATTAAGCTCTTCATTATTTACCCGCGATTTGCTTGAAGCCGAAAAATTCCTTTCGCACGAAGGTAGCGATTGCGGCATAGCCAACATAAACATAGGAACAAGTGGAGCAGAAATTGGCGGTGCCTTTGGTGGCGAAAAGGAAACCGGTGGTGGTCGCGAATCAGGAAGCGATGTATGGAAATATTATATGCGAAGACAAACGAACACCATCAACTATGGCAAAGAACTACCTCTTGCTCAAGGAATAAAGTTTGATATATAA
- a CDS encoding T9SS type A sorting domain-containing protein translates to MKKLLNVILLCLIFNLKVQAQCTTTNATTCNCLNGTSNCDLLPDIKVSEKLLSDPMWNTEYSQTGNGSNNGQLRITVATPNIGRGPLTVMASGVYVCGTDTIWNGAPPLFCPDGTNPKNIINQRIYHKNGNVMTYTDDMAGSMTYHNSHLHMHVDDWGIFTLRLQTPDPNPLNWPIVGQGSKIAFCLMDLGTCDFYDGNCVSDLNDTLFNADFPNFGLGGGNYNCSPSMQGISSGYVDVYDQSLDGMYIDIPPGTCNGDYWIVAQIDPNNNFQEENENNNVMAVPITLTEQATSGTQAIIVNKGNQTLCDGETTLLSASPGFTYLWSNGETTQSIIVSSAGSYMVTVDNYCGLSTSNPYTINAISVSAPAANNVSFVAPATVTLNASGSGDLRWYNAPTGGTLLHTGPSYTTPVLNNTATYHVANSTPIVLPISYMPPHDKNIGMGSFTSDPTRYLIFDVHKKILLKSVKVYSSLAGNRIIQLRDSAGIIKQSLTVWVDTGETRITLNMTIDVGNSYKLGTGGSSNFFRSVSGVQYPYSIADVVDIIGSSNGSVFYYFFYDWEVDPVDPICESARIPVVASNLAASINENNAEVHVNIFPNPIDDELKVQSEHPITEVLITDATGKTLSQEYIPLQPTATIEAGQLATGTYIVVVVTAQGTYRKLVSKR, encoded by the coding sequence ATGAAAAAACTACTAAACGTAATTTTACTTTGTTTAATTTTTAACTTAAAGGTACAAGCCCAATGCACCACAACCAATGCCACTACATGTAACTGTCTTAATGGAACATCCAATTGCGATTTGTTGCCTGATATTAAAGTTAGCGAGAAACTATTATCCGACCCTATGTGGAATACCGAATACTCGCAAACTGGAAACGGTTCAAATAATGGACAGTTGCGCATTACAGTAGCCACGCCCAATATTGGACGCGGGCCTTTAACCGTTATGGCCTCTGGTGTATATGTTTGTGGTACAGATACCATTTGGAACGGTGCGCCTCCGCTATTTTGCCCCGATGGAACAAATCCAAAAAACATTATTAATCAGCGCATCTATCATAAAAATGGCAATGTAATGACTTATACTGATGATATGGCTGGCTCAATGACTTATCACAATTCACACTTACATATGCATGTAGATGACTGGGGAATATTTACACTTCGATTGCAAACCCCGGACCCCAACCCGCTTAATTGGCCCATTGTTGGCCAAGGCAGCAAAATTGCCTTTTGCCTTATGGATCTTGGCACCTGCGACTTTTATGATGGCAATTGCGTTAGTGATTTGAATGATACCCTTTTTAATGCTGATTTCCCAAATTTTGGACTTGGTGGAGGCAATTATAATTGTTCGCCTAGTATGCAGGGCATCTCTTCCGGATATGTAGATGTGTACGATCAATCGCTTGATGGAATGTATATTGACATACCTCCCGGCACTTGCAATGGCGATTATTGGATAGTGGCACAAATTGATCCGAACAACAATTTTCAGGAAGAAAACGAAAACAACAATGTGATGGCAGTGCCAATTACCCTTACCGAACAGGCCACATCAGGCACACAAGCCATTATTGTTAACAAGGGGAATCAAACACTTTGTGATGGCGAAACCACCTTGCTTTCAGCAAGTCCCGGCTTTACCTATTTGTGGAGCAATGGAGAAACCACTCAGAGCATTATCGTTTCTTCTGCAGGATCATATATGGTAACCGTTGACAACTATTGCGGTTTATCTACATCAAATCCATACACAATTAATGCGATAAGTGTTTCTGCGCCTGCCGCAAATAATGTTTCGTTTGTGGCACCGGCAACTGTTACCTTAAATGCAAGCGGAAGTGGTGATTTGCGCTGGTATAATGCGCCTACTGGTGGCACACTGCTTCACACTGGGCCAAGCTATACAACACCTGTTTTAAACAATACTGCAACCTATCATGTTGCAAACTCTACTCCTATTGTATTGCCAATAAGCTATATGCCTCCTCATGACAAAAATATAGGCATGGGAAGCTTTACTTCAGACCCAACACGTTACCTTATTTTTGATGTCCATAAAAAAATATTACTCAAATCAGTAAAAGTATATTCAAGCTTGGCCGGAAACCGAATAATACAACTTCGCGATTCAGCAGGAATAATAAAGCAATCACTTACTGTTTGGGTGGATACCGGAGAAACCAGAATCACCCTAAATATGACAATTGATGTAGGCAATTCGTATAAGCTAGGCACAGGTGGGAGTTCCAACTTTTTCAGAAGTGTGAGCGGGGTACAATACCCTTACAGCATTGCCGATGTGGTAGATATTATAGGCTCATCTAATGGAAGTGTTTTTTACTATTTCTTTTACGACTGGGAGGTAGATCCTGTTGACCCCATTTGTGAAAGTGCACGTATACCTGTAGTAGCTTCTAACCTTGCTGCCAGCATAAATGAAAACAATGCAGAAGTGCATGTGAATATATTTCCAAACCCAATTGATGATGAACTCAAAGTACAATCGGAGCATCCCATTACCGAAGTTTTAATTACCGATGCCACCGGAAAAACGCTCTCGCAAGAGTATATTCCGCTTCAACCAACGGCTACCATTGAAGCCGGTCAACTTGCTACTGGCACCTATATTGTAGTCGTGGTAACCGCACAGGGAACTTATCGCAAACTTGTTTCAAAAAGGTAA